From a single Bacillota bacterium genomic region:
- a CDS encoding exo-alpha-sialidase: MFDIPLIDLDQDQTRQVVVDREKGQYLGHPTIVLLEDHKTILAVYPKGHGKGAIVLKRSCDGGLTWSERLPVPKSFETSKETPTIYRVVDPQGRKRLILFSGLYPIRMSVSEDDGLTWSELTPIGDFGGIVAMSSVIPLNTGKGHYAAFFHDEGPFLRNSGVPTSYQVFKTMSTDGGLSWSEPVLVTEHPEAKLCEPGALRSPDGKQIALLLRENGRKFNSFVVFSDDETESWTAPREVSSALTGDRHVACYAPDGRLVVTFRDMAKDSPTRGDWVAWVGTYADIVNGTPGQYRVRLKDNLHPYDCGYPGLVLLEDGTFVAVTYGHWTAGEEPYILSVRFRLEELDVRI; this comes from the coding sequence TTGTTTGATATTCCCCTTATAGACTTGGATCAAGACCAGACGCGGCAGGTGGTGGTGGATAGGGAAAAGGGTCAATATCTTGGCCATCCGACGATAGTTTTGCTGGAGGATCACAAGACGATCCTAGCTGTGTACCCCAAGGGCCACGGCAAGGGCGCGATAGTCCTAAAGAGGAGCTGTGATGGGGGATTGACCTGGTCGGAACGTCTACCGGTACCGAAGAGTTTCGAGACCAGCAAAGAGACTCCTACCATTTACCGGGTCGTGGATCCCCAGGGAAGGAAACGGTTAATCCTCTTCTCCGGTCTGTATCCGATTCGCATGTCGGTTTCCGAAGATGACGGCCTTACCTGGTCTGAGCTTACTCCTATTGGGGATTTTGGTGGGATTGTGGCCATGTCCAGCGTGATTCCCTTGAATACGGGCAAAGGTCACTACGCGGCGTTTTTCCACGATGAAGGACCTTTCCTACGCAACAGTGGTGTGCCCACGAGCTATCAGGTGTTTAAGACCATGTCGACTGATGGGGGTTTGTCGTGGAGTGAACCGGTCCTGGTGACGGAGCACCCGGAAGCTAAACTCTGTGAGCCGGGGGCCCTCAGATCGCCGGACGGTAAGCAGATCGCTTTACTATTGCGGGAAAACGGCCGGAAGTTCAATTCCTTTGTGGTATTCAGTGACGATGAGACAGAATCTTGGACAGCACCGAGGGAGGTTTCCTCCGCATTGACTGGTGATCGGCATGTAGCCTGCTATGCCCCCGACGGAAGGCTAGTGGTTACCTTCCGGGATATGGCGAAGGATTCCCCCACCAGAGGAGACTGGGTAGCCTGGGTAGGGACCTATGCAGATATTGTAAACGGTACCCCTGGCCAGTACAGGGTCCGGCTAAAGGATAATCTTCATCCCTATGACTGTGGTTATCCAGGGCTTGTACTTTTGGAAGATGGTACCTTTGTCGCCGTCACATATGGACATTGGACCGCTGGTGAGGAGCCATATATTCTATCCGTTCGTTTCCGCTTGGAAGAACTGGACGTGAGGATATAA
- a CDS encoding dihydrodipicolinate synthase family protein, with protein sequence MGLKGVIPPLITPLTGEGKLDVDGLKRLIARMMQAGVDGLFLAGSTGEGANLTDDVFFPLVEETLAYCNSLPVYVGISENGTGKVKGKIDQLRKYALDGVVITAPAYFNYSHQGLLGFFTEIADYSPFPVIVYNIPSNAHVYLTPQLLIELSQHENICAVKDSAGRYIDFQKLLFAKQDGIFQANLLQGCEELMMVSSLAGADGVIPGIANIAAKECVAIWQAAQEGAVVEGYRIQKQVIDLMRIYQRGPWVLALKECLAKEGVCQPYLTAPFSFEPLRES encoded by the coding sequence ATGGGACTGAAGGGGGTTATCCCTCCACTAATTACACCGCTGACGGGTGAAGGTAAGCTAGATGTCGACGGGTTGAAGCGTCTGATCGCGCGTATGATGCAAGCCGGCGTTGACGGCTTGTTTTTGGCCGGTTCCACCGGCGAAGGGGCTAACCTGACCGATGATGTGTTTTTTCCCTTGGTTGAGGAGACTTTGGCCTATTGTAACAGTCTGCCAGTCTACGTCGGGATCAGCGAAAACGGTACGGGAAAGGTGAAAGGCAAGATCGATCAACTGCGGAAGTATGCCCTTGATGGGGTCGTGATCACCGCACCCGCCTATTTCAACTACTCCCACCAGGGACTTTTGGGTTTTTTCACTGAGATCGCCGATTACAGTCCCTTCCCGGTGATTGTCTACAACATCCCTTCCAATGCCCATGTTTATCTCACACCGCAGCTATTGATCGAGCTTTCTCAGCACGAGAACATCTGTGCTGTAAAGGATTCCGCCGGCCGGTACATTGACTTTCAAAAGCTGCTCTTTGCCAAACAGGATGGTATCTTCCAAGCCAACCTCCTGCAAGGGTGTGAGGAGCTAATGATGGTGAGCAGCCTTGCCGGCGCGGACGGAGTGATTCCCGGCATTGCCAACATTGCGGCAAAGGAATGTGTGGCCATTTGGCAGGCGGCGCAAGAGGGCGCAGTGGTAGAGGGTTACCGGATTCAAAAACAGGTCATCGATCTGATGCGGATCTACCAACGGGGTCCCTGGGTGTTGGCCTTGAAGGAATGCCTGGCCAAGGAAGGTGTTTGTCAGCCCTACTTGACGGCGCCCTTTAGTTTCGAACCCTTGCGGGAAAGTTGA
- a CDS encoding exo-alpha-sialidase, whose product MVRQQDLFVSGVGGYKTYRIPALVVSTQGTVLAFCEGRKDGVADSGDIDILLRRSFDQGRTWEGPRVVVAGAGDTAGNPAPVVDRRTGTIFLLFCRNNSDGPEPLILTGEAPRTVWLTKSEDDGATWSEPVELTSSVKRPGWTWYATGPGHGLQLKSGRLLIPCDHAVGPESAPVQSPYFSHVIYSDDAGATWEIGGVIGPGTNECTLVELEDVAYINCRGMLEGHRERAYAYSYDEGVTFTPVAWDQVLTEPQCQASLLKVTLREKPYVLFSNPASTRREKLTIKISKDDCRSWEPGILIYPGPSAYSDLCSLDDGPILCFYERGHQNPYEFLTLATIDTEELLG is encoded by the coding sequence ATGGTGAGGCAACAGGACTTGTTTGTCAGTGGTGTGGGGGGATATAAGACCTATCGGATACCGGCGTTGGTGGTAAGTACCCAGGGAACCGTCTTAGCCTTTTGTGAAGGGCGGAAGGACGGCGTTGCTGATTCTGGGGATATCGACATTCTGTTGCGACGCAGCTTCGATCAGGGTCGCACCTGGGAGGGGCCCAGGGTGGTGGTGGCCGGGGCCGGTGATACCGCGGGAAATCCGGCACCGGTGGTTGATCGCCGGACGGGAACCATTTTTCTGTTGTTTTGTCGGAATAACAGCGATGGGCCTGAGCCGTTGATCCTGACGGGGGAAGCACCTCGCACCGTCTGGTTGACCAAAAGCGAAGATGACGGGGCTACCTGGTCGGAACCAGTGGAGCTCACTTCTAGTGTTAAGCGCCCAGGGTGGACTTGGTATGCCACCGGTCCAGGTCATGGGTTGCAGCTGAAAAGTGGCCGCCTGCTCATTCCCTGTGATCATGCGGTTGGCCCGGAGAGCGCCCCAGTTCAAAGCCCCTATTTTTCCCACGTCATTTACAGTGATGATGCTGGTGCCACCTGGGAGATTGGTGGGGTCATCGGACCGGGAACAAACGAATGTACCTTGGTGGAACTGGAGGATGTGGCGTACATTAACTGTCGGGGGATGCTGGAAGGACATAGGGAGCGGGCCTATGCCTACAGTTACGATGAAGGTGTGACCTTTACACCGGTTGCCTGGGATCAAGTCCTCACCGAACCCCAGTGTCAGGCCAGCCTCCTCAAAGTTACCCTGCGCGAGAAACCCTATGTGCTATTTTCCAATCCCGCCAGTACCCGCAGAGAGAAGCTGACGATCAAGATAAGCAAAGATGACTGTCGAAGCTGGGAACCGGGGATATTGATCTATCCAGGGCCGTCAGCCTACTCGGACCTTTGTTCCCTAGATGATGGTCCTATCCTCTGCTTCTATGAACGGGGCCATCAAAACCCCTATGAGTTTTTGACACTGGCTACCATTGATACGGAGGAGCTTTTGGGTTAA
- a CDS encoding LacI family transcriptional regulator has protein sequence MRVSRVLNNGWRVAPQTRKRVLKFVEALGHEPNHLARSLPSGCSYMVGINVNSLINPYYGYLIQAIQSTLIAHKWVPIVFHDELSPENQLENLRSFRRLTVEGIIIVNFSSRRAVREILLGVKKQGKAIVVISESLVDPAFTTVLLDVEAAYKEATEYAPM, from the coding sequence ATGAGAGTCTCCCGGGTGTTGAACAATGGTTGGCGGGTAGCCCCCCAGACCAGAAAGCGGGTCCTGAAGTTCGTCGAGGCCCTGGGTCACGAACCGAACCATCTGGCTAGGAGCCTACCCAGTGGTTGTAGTTACATGGTGGGGATTAATGTCAACAGCCTAATCAACCCCTACTACGGATACTTGATCCAGGCGATCCAGTCCACCTTGATTGCCCACAAATGGGTCCCTATCGTTTTTCATGACGAACTGAGCCCAGAAAACCAGCTGGAAAACCTGCGCTCCTTCCGTCGGCTGACCGTAGAAGGTATCATTATTGTCAACTTCAGTTCCCGGCGCGCAGTGCGCGAGATTCTACTCGGGGTCAAAAAGCAGGGCAAGGCCATTGTGGTGATTTCCGAGTCCCTGGTGGATCCTGCCTTTACTACGGTGCTGTTAGATGTGGAGGCTGCCTACAAGGAGGCGACGGAGTATGCACCAATGTAG
- a CDS encoding FadR family transcriptional regulator, whose protein sequence is MVVKPLKRQSRIFVEVRKAIEDFIVEKGLQPGDQLPTEPEFCELFGVSRTAVREAMKLLEVFGVVSIEPGRGTFLRKPNAADMLKGMPLSLMLRQEDFREVTEVRRVLERYCMERAVLCTTKQPEDPAVLTMLENLEKCVARMEARAAQGESLLEEDMAFHRILAESTDNSVLLLILELFWNLRVRFPHDDSPEALQLRYQRHRQLYNAIRNGDITGLAKAFEEHYAGSVEETSLMNL, encoded by the coding sequence ATGGTAGTCAAACCTTTGAAAAGACAATCACGGATCTTTGTGGAAGTCCGCAAGGCCATTGAAGATTTCATCGTGGAAAAGGGGCTCCAGCCCGGGGACCAGCTGCCCACGGAACCAGAGTTCTGCGAGCTTTTTGGCGTGAGCAGGACTGCTGTGCGGGAGGCCATGAAGCTGCTGGAAGTGTTCGGGGTAGTCAGTATCGAACCGGGGCGAGGTACTTTTCTGCGTAAACCCAATGCCGCGGACATGTTGAAGGGGATGCCCTTAAGCCTGATGCTCCGGCAGGAGGACTTCCGGGAAGTGACAGAAGTACGTCGCGTTCTGGAGCGCTACTGTATGGAGCGGGCCGTTTTGTGTACCACGAAGCAGCCCGAGGATCCCGCAGTTCTGACTATGCTGGAGAACTTGGAGAAGTGCGTCGCGCGGATGGAGGCAAGGGCGGCCCAAGGGGAAAGCCTGCTGGAGGAGGACATGGCCTTTCACCGGATTCTAGCGGAGTCTACGGACAACAGCGTATTGTTATTGATCTTGGAATTGTTCTGGAACCTACGGGTGCGGTTTCCCCACGATGACTCGCCGGAAGCCTTGCAGTTACGCTATCAAAGGCATAGACAGCTGTATAATGCCATCCGCAACGGTGACATTACCGGGTTGGCAAAGGCCTTTGAAGAGCACTACGCGGGCAGTGTGGAGGAGACTAGCTTAATGAATTTGTAG